In Cupriavidus taiwanensis, the following proteins share a genomic window:
- a CDS encoding ABC transporter permease, with product MDLFAYLQHSWPTLLKLTGEHLALVGSAVGLAILIGVPLGILITRFRALATPLLALATIVLTLPSIALFGLMIPIFARFGHALGYVPAVTAVFLYSLLPIMRNTYTALANVDPGIQEAGRGIGMTTWQRMRLVDLPLAVPVILGGVRTAVVMNIGVATIAAIIGAGGLGVLILQAISQSNMSKLAVGAVLVSLLAIVADAFLQWLQRALTPKGIRL from the coding sequence ATGGACTTGTTCGCATACCTGCAACACAGCTGGCCCACGCTGCTGAAACTGACCGGCGAGCACCTCGCGCTGGTGGGCTCGGCGGTGGGGCTGGCGATCCTGATCGGGGTGCCGCTGGGCATCCTGATCACGCGCTTCCGCGCGCTGGCCACGCCGCTGCTGGCGCTGGCGACGATCGTGCTGACGCTGCCGTCGATCGCGCTGTTCGGGCTGATGATCCCCATCTTCGCGCGCTTCGGCCATGCGCTCGGCTACGTGCCCGCGGTGACGGCGGTGTTCCTGTACTCGCTGCTGCCGATCATGCGCAACACCTACACCGCGCTGGCCAACGTCGACCCCGGCATCCAGGAAGCGGGCCGCGGCATCGGCATGACCACCTGGCAACGGATGCGGCTGGTGGACCTGCCCCTGGCGGTGCCGGTGATCCTCGGCGGGGTGCGCACCGCCGTGGTGATGAATATCGGGGTTGCCACCATTGCCGCCATCATCGGCGCGGGTGGCCTTGGGGTGCTGATCCTGCAGGCGATCAGCCAGAGCAACATGAGCAAGCTGGCGGTGGGCGCGGTCCTGGTCAGCCTGCTCGCCATCGTGGCGGATGCCTTCCTGCAGTGGTTGCAGCGGGCGCTGACGCCGAAGGGGATCCGTCTATGA
- the rdgB gene encoding RdgB/HAM1 family non-canonical purine NTP pyrophosphatase, which produces MRRLVLASNNPGKLREFGALLAPLGFDVVTQGELGIPEAEEPFATFVENALAKARHASRLAGLPALADDSGICVQALDGAPGVYSARYAQMAGQAKSDSANNAYLVSQLAGKLNRHAYYYCVLVFVRHAEDPCPIIAEGVWHGEVVDAPRGAGGFGYDPHFLLPALGKTAAELPPEEKNRVSHRAQALRALVARLQAEAAETGTR; this is translated from the coding sequence ATGCGACGCCTGGTACTGGCCTCCAACAATCCCGGCAAGCTGCGCGAATTCGGCGCGCTGCTGGCCCCGCTCGGCTTTGACGTGGTGACGCAGGGCGAGCTCGGCATCCCCGAGGCCGAAGAACCCTTCGCCACCTTTGTCGAGAACGCGCTGGCCAAGGCCCGCCACGCCAGCCGGCTGGCCGGGCTGCCCGCGCTGGCCGACGACTCCGGCATCTGCGTGCAGGCGCTGGACGGCGCGCCCGGGGTCTATTCCGCGCGCTATGCGCAAATGGCCGGACAGGCCAAGTCGGACTCGGCCAACAACGCCTACCTGGTCTCGCAACTGGCGGGCAAGCTGAACCGGCACGCGTATTACTACTGCGTGCTGGTGTTCGTGCGCCACGCCGAAGACCCGTGCCCGATCATCGCCGAAGGCGTGTGGCATGGCGAAGTTGTCGACGCGCCGCGCGGCGCGGGCGGCTTCGGCTACGACCCGCACTTCCTGCTGCCGGCGCTGGGCAAGACCGCAGCCGAGCTGCCGCCGGAAGAGAAGAACCGCGTCAGCCACCGCGCCCAGGCGCTGCGCGCACTGGTGGCCCGGCTGCAGGCCGAGGCCGCGGAGACTGGCACGCGATGA
- a CDS encoding ABC transporter ATP-binding protein produces MTPQLPPRLALAHISKRYPGVVANDDVSLSVAPGEIHAVLGENGAGKSTLMKIIFGAVRPDAGEMHFNGAPVSIGSPHDARNLGIAMVFQHFSLFDTLTVAENIALGLPAAQQGNMKQLAERIRATAERYGLPLEPNRHVHTLSVGERQRVEIVRALLASPQLLILDEPTSVLTPQAVETLFVTLRQLAAEGTSILYISHKLDEIRALCHHATVMRMGKVTGVCDPRQETAASLSRLMIGGEPPRETRVAAQRGPVRLSVRGLSLPRAHAFATELSQVALDVHAGEIVGIAGVSGNGQQELLAALSGEDTRADATSVQIDGKAAGRLDARQRRRAGLAFVPEERLGRGAVPGMSLATNILLSHQTPPYVRQGMISPGAASGLASAVINRFRVKASGPQALARSLSGGNLQKFIVGREIESGPRVLIVAQPTWGVDVGAAAQIHNEILALKATGCAILVVSEELDELFAICDRLHVIAKGRLSPSVATETATREQVGLWMSGLWPGGPAQAHAGGEVASHG; encoded by the coding sequence GTGACACCACAACTCCCTCCCCGGCTGGCGCTGGCCCATATCAGCAAGCGCTACCCGGGCGTCGTCGCCAACGACGACGTCAGCCTCAGCGTTGCCCCCGGCGAGATCCATGCCGTGCTCGGCGAAAACGGCGCCGGCAAGTCCACCCTGATGAAGATCATTTTCGGCGCGGTCCGTCCGGATGCCGGCGAGATGCACTTCAACGGGGCGCCGGTCAGCATCGGCAGCCCGCACGACGCCCGCAACCTGGGCATCGCCATGGTGTTCCAGCATTTCTCGCTGTTCGACACGCTGACCGTGGCGGAGAACATTGCGCTGGGCCTGCCGGCCGCGCAGCAAGGCAACATGAAGCAGCTGGCCGAGCGCATCCGCGCCACCGCCGAGCGCTACGGCCTGCCGCTGGAGCCGAACCGCCATGTGCACACGCTGTCGGTGGGCGAGCGCCAGCGCGTCGAGATCGTGCGGGCGCTGCTGGCCAGCCCGCAACTGCTGATCCTGGACGAGCCCACCTCGGTGCTGACGCCCCAGGCCGTGGAAACGCTGTTCGTCACGCTGCGCCAGCTGGCCGCCGAAGGCACCAGCATCCTCTATATCAGCCACAAACTCGACGAGATCCGTGCGCTGTGCCATCACGCCACCGTGATGCGCATGGGCAAGGTCACCGGCGTCTGCGATCCGCGCCAGGAGACCGCGGCGTCGCTGTCGCGCCTGATGATCGGCGGCGAACCGCCGCGCGAGACGCGCGTGGCCGCGCAGCGCGGCCCGGTGCGCCTGAGCGTGCGGGGCCTGTCGCTGCCGCGCGCGCATGCGTTCGCGACCGAGCTGAGCCAGGTTGCGCTTGACGTCCACGCGGGCGAGATCGTCGGCATCGCCGGGGTGTCGGGCAACGGCCAGCAGGAGCTGCTGGCCGCGCTGTCCGGCGAAGACACGCGCGCCGATGCCACCTCGGTGCAGATCGATGGCAAGGCGGCGGGCCGCCTCGATGCGCGCCAGCGCCGCCGCGCCGGGCTGGCCTTCGTGCCGGAAGAGCGCCTGGGCCGCGGCGCGGTGCCAGGCATGAGCCTGGCCACCAACATCCTGTTGTCGCACCAGACCCCGCCCTATGTCCGGCAAGGCATGATCTCGCCCGGCGCCGCCAGCGGGCTGGCGTCGGCGGTGATCAACCGCTTCCGCGTCAAGGCCAGCGGTCCGCAGGCGCTGGCGCGCAGCCTGTCGGGCGGCAACCTGCAGAAATTCATTGTCGGCCGCGAGATCGAAAGCGGCCCGAGGGTACTGATCGTGGCGCAACCCACCTGGGGCGTGGACGTGGGCGCCGCGGCGCAGATCCACAACGAGATCCTGGCGCTGAAGGCCACCGGCTGCGCCATCCTGGTGGTATCGGAAGAGCTCGACGAGCTGTTCGCGATCTGCGACCGGCTGCATGTGATCGCCAAGGGCCGGCTGTCGCCCTCGGTGGCGACCGAGACCGCCACGCGCGAGCAGGTCGGGCTGTGGATGAGCGGCTTGTGGCCAGGCGGACCGGCCCAGGCCCATGCCGGAGGGGAGGTGGCAAGCCATGGCTGA
- the rph gene encoding ribonuclease PH, producing MRPSGRAADALRSISLTRHYTRHAEGSVLCAFGDTKVLCTASVLAKVPPHKKGSGEGWVTAEYGMLPRATHTRSDREAARGKQTGRTQEIQRLIGRAMRSVFDLAALGEYTLHLDCDVLQADGGTRTAAITGAFVAAHDAVSTMLRDGLIAASPIRDHVAAVSVGMVDGVPVLDLDYAEDSNCDTDMNVVMTGSGGFVEVQGTAEGAPFSRAELDAMTRLAEAGIARLVQYQREALGLA from the coding sequence ATGCGACCCAGCGGCCGCGCAGCCGATGCGCTGCGTTCCATCAGCCTTACCCGCCACTACACCCGCCACGCCGAAGGCTCCGTCCTGTGCGCCTTTGGCGATACCAAGGTGCTGTGCACCGCCAGCGTGCTGGCCAAGGTGCCGCCGCACAAGAAGGGCAGCGGCGAAGGCTGGGTCACGGCCGAATACGGCATGCTGCCGCGCGCCACGCATACGCGTTCCGACCGCGAGGCCGCGCGCGGCAAGCAGACCGGCCGCACCCAGGAAATCCAGCGCCTGATCGGCCGCGCCATGCGCTCGGTGTTCGACCTGGCGGCGCTGGGCGAATACACCCTCCACCTCGACTGCGACGTGCTGCAGGCCGACGGCGGCACCCGCACCGCGGCCATCACCGGCGCTTTCGTCGCCGCCCACGACGCGGTCTCGACCATGCTGCGCGACGGCCTGATCGCCGCCAGCCCGATCCGCGACCATGTCGCGGCAGTCTCGGTCGGCATGGTCGACGGCGTGCCGGTGCTGGACCTGGACTACGCCGAGGACAGCAACTGCGACACCGACATGAACGTGGTCATGACCGGCAGCGGCGGCTTTGTCGAAGTGCAGGGCACCGCCGAAGGCGCGCCCTTCAGCCGCGCCGAGCTCGACGCCATGACGCGCCTGGCCGAAGCCGGCATCGCCCGGCTGGTGCAGTACCAGCGCGAAGCGCTGGGCCTGGCCTGA
- the hemW gene encoding radical SAM family heme chaperone HemW yields MIPIVPASASVPVDSKQLWLKPGQISLPGSPPLSLYVHIPWCVRKCPYCDFNSHAAPGADNHEIPEDLYLDALRADLEQSLPLVWGRPVHTVFIGGGTPSLLSAAGMDRLLSDIRALLPLDADAEITMEANPGTFEADKFASYRASGINRLSIGIQSFNDRHLQALGRIHGGTEARRAIDIAQASFDNINLDLMYALPGQTLQECQADVEAALACGTTHLSLYHLTLEPNTLFAKYPPALPDDDTAYEMQDWIEARTAAAGYRHYETSAYAKPHCEARHNLNYWRFGDYLGIGAGAHGKLSFPQRVLRQMRHKHPATYMAQAMAGNAVQEARDVGADELPFEFMLNALRLTDGVPASSFHDYTGLPLHTISKQLAEAEKKGLLEADLTTIRPTELGRRFLNDLQEMFLKD; encoded by the coding sequence ATGATTCCGATCGTACCGGCCTCCGCGTCCGTGCCTGTCGACAGCAAGCAACTGTGGCTCAAGCCCGGGCAGATCAGCCTGCCCGGATCGCCGCCGCTGTCGCTGTACGTGCATATCCCGTGGTGCGTGCGCAAGTGCCCGTATTGCGATTTCAACTCGCATGCCGCACCCGGCGCCGACAACCACGAGATTCCGGAAGACCTCTACCTCGACGCGCTGCGCGCGGACCTGGAGCAGTCGCTGCCGCTGGTATGGGGACGCCCGGTGCATACCGTCTTCATCGGCGGCGGCACCCCGAGCCTGCTGTCGGCGGCGGGCATGGACCGGCTGCTGTCGGATATCCGCGCGCTGCTGCCGCTCGACGCCGATGCCGAGATCACGATGGAGGCCAATCCCGGCACCTTCGAAGCCGACAAGTTCGCCAGCTACCGCGCCAGCGGCATCAACCGGCTGTCGATCGGCATCCAGAGCTTCAACGACCGGCACCTGCAGGCACTGGGCCGCATCCACGGCGGCACCGAAGCGCGCCGCGCCATCGACATCGCCCAGGCCAGCTTCGACAATATCAACCTGGACCTGATGTACGCCCTGCCCGGCCAGACCCTGCAGGAGTGCCAGGCGGACGTCGAAGCCGCGCTGGCCTGCGGCACCACGCACCTGTCGCTGTACCACCTGACGCTGGAGCCGAACACGCTGTTCGCGAAGTATCCGCCGGCATTGCCCGACGACGACACGGCGTACGAGATGCAGGACTGGATCGAAGCGCGCACGGCCGCGGCGGGCTATCGGCACTACGAGACTTCGGCCTATGCAAAGCCGCACTGCGAGGCGCGCCATAACCTCAACTACTGGCGCTTCGGCGACTATCTCGGCATCGGCGCCGGCGCGCACGGCAAGCTGTCGTTCCCGCAGCGCGTGCTGCGCCAGATGCGGCACAAGCACCCGGCCACCTACATGGCGCAGGCCATGGCTGGCAACGCGGTGCAGGAAGCGCGCGACGTCGGCGCCGACGAGCTGCCGTTCGAGTTCATGCTCAACGCGCTGCGCCTGACCGACGGCGTGCCGGCCTCGAGCTTCCACGACTACACCGGGCTGCCGCTGCACACCATCAGCAAGCAGCTGGCCGAGGCCGAGAAAAAAGGCTTGCTGGAAGCCGACCTGACCACGATCCGCCCCACCGAACTGGGCCGGCGCTTCCTCAACGACCTGCAGGAGATGTTCCTGAAGGACTGA
- a CDS encoding pirin family protein, protein MDTRTLATIPAAAAESVTRSRTVDRVVRGIATSDGAGVKLTRVLTQNLQRRLDPFLMLDAFGTDSKDDYIGGFPDHPHRGFETITYMLAGRMRHRDSAGNEGLLQNGGAQWMVAGAGVVHSEMPEQEDGRMEGFQLWLNLPAADKMTAPWYRDLPAAEIPTVALEHGATVRVLAGASHGVAGAITRPVTEPVYLDVELPAGQDFAQALPAGHNAFIYVYRGEVSVGAGDDRAVVEAQRMGVLDNAGQADGVIVRAETDARFLLIAGRPLNEPIAQYGPFVMNTQEQIYQTLADFRDGRFATATSA, encoded by the coding sequence ATGGACACCCGTACCCTCGCCACCATTCCCGCCGCCGCCGCCGAAAGCGTGACGCGCTCGCGCACCGTCGACCGCGTGGTGCGCGGCATCGCCACCTCGGACGGCGCCGGCGTCAAGCTGACCCGCGTGCTGACGCAGAACCTGCAGCGCCGGCTCGATCCGTTCCTGATGCTCGATGCCTTCGGCACCGACAGCAAGGACGACTACATCGGCGGCTTCCCCGATCATCCGCACCGCGGCTTCGAGACCATCACCTACATGCTGGCCGGGCGCATGCGCCATCGCGACAGCGCCGGCAACGAGGGCCTGCTGCAGAACGGCGGTGCGCAATGGATGGTGGCCGGCGCCGGCGTGGTCCACTCGGAAATGCCCGAGCAGGAAGACGGCCGCATGGAAGGCTTCCAGCTGTGGCTGAACCTGCCGGCCGCCGACAAGATGACGGCGCCGTGGTACCGCGACCTGCCCGCTGCCGAGATCCCGACGGTGGCGCTGGAGCATGGCGCCACGGTGCGCGTGCTGGCCGGCGCCAGCCATGGCGTGGCCGGCGCGATCACGCGGCCGGTGACCGAGCCGGTCTACCTGGACGTCGAGCTGCCGGCTGGACAGGACTTTGCGCAGGCCCTGCCGGCCGGGCATAACGCCTTTATCTACGTGTACCGGGGCGAAGTCTCGGTCGGCGCGGGCGACGACCGCGCCGTGGTCGAGGCGCAGCGCATGGGCGTGCTGGACAACGCCGGCCAGGCTGATGGCGTCATCGTCAGGGCCGAGACCGACGCACGCTTTCTGCTGATCGCCGGCCGGCCGCTGAACGAGCCGATCGCGCAGTACGGCCCGTTCGTGATGAACACGCAGGAGCAGATCTACCAGACCCTGGCGGATTTCCGGGATGGAAGGTTTGCGACGGCGACGAGCGCGTAA
- a CDS encoding ABC transporter permease, which produces MADVRTLLPRSPLMLAPRGVPSRAMAYASPVLALALTLLFGALLFLALGKDPVAALKVFLADPLRDQRAIGEVLLKTVPLVLCALGLSVCYRANVWNIGADGQLVAGGICAGAAVLYFDVPGQTMNGTVVLVLASLAGIAGGMAWASLTALLKDRFNANEILVSLMLTYIAQQLLLWVVNGPLKDPNGMNFPQSKVFSSEYLLPNLMSGSRLHAGFVVMLVLVAVMTVFVFRSFAGYRLQVGGTAPAAARYAGFSARSALWSALLISGATAGLAGAFEVVGPIGQLLPSISPGYGFTAIIVAFIGRLHPVGTVFGGIMMSLFYIGGEMAQSRLGLPSAIGWVFQGMLLFFLLACDTLIDNRLRWRANTA; this is translated from the coding sequence ATGGCTGATGTGCGCACCCTGCTGCCCCGTTCCCCTCTCATGCTGGCGCCGCGCGGCGTGCCCTCGCGCGCGATGGCCTATGCCTCGCCGGTGCTGGCGCTGGCGCTGACGCTGCTGTTCGGGGCGCTGCTGTTCCTGGCGCTCGGCAAGGATCCGGTGGCGGCGCTCAAGGTGTTCCTGGCCGATCCGCTGCGCGACCAGCGCGCGATTGGCGAGGTGCTGCTCAAGACCGTGCCGCTGGTGCTGTGCGCGCTCGGCCTGTCGGTGTGCTACCGCGCCAACGTGTGGAATATCGGCGCCGACGGCCAGCTGGTTGCCGGCGGCATCTGCGCCGGCGCGGCGGTGCTCTATTTCGATGTGCCGGGGCAGACCATGAACGGCACCGTGGTGCTGGTGCTGGCGTCGCTCGCCGGCATCGCCGGCGGCATGGCGTGGGCCTCGCTCACCGCGCTGCTCAAGGACCGCTTCAACGCCAACGAGATCCTGGTATCGCTGATGCTGACCTATATCGCGCAGCAGTTGCTGCTGTGGGTGGTCAACGGGCCGCTGAAGGACCCCAACGGCATGAACTTCCCGCAATCAAAGGTGTTCTCGTCCGAGTACCTGCTGCCCAACCTGATGTCGGGTTCACGGCTGCACGCCGGCTTTGTCGTGATGCTGGTGCTGGTGGCGGTGATGACCGTGTTCGTGTTCCGCAGTTTCGCCGGCTACCGGCTGCAGGTCGGCGGGACCGCGCCGGCGGCGGCGCGCTATGCGGGCTTCTCGGCGCGCAGCGCGCTGTGGAGCGCGCTGCTGATCTCGGGCGCCACCGCCGGCCTGGCGGGCGCGTTCGAGGTGGTCGGTCCGATCGGACAACTGCTGCCGTCGATCTCGCCGGGCTACGGCTTTACCGCCATCATCGTCGCCTTTATCGGGCGGCTGCATCCGGTCGGCACCGTGTTCGGCGGCATCATGATGTCGCTGTTCTATATCGGCGGCGAGATGGCGCAGTCCCGGCTGGGCCTGCCATCGGCGATCGGCTGGGTGTTCCAGGGCATGCTGCTGTTCTTCCTGCTGGCGTGCGACACGCTGATCGACAACCGCCTGCGCTGGCGCGCCAACACGGCCTGA
- a CDS encoding glycine zipper 2TM domain-containing protein, translating into MRIPSKTWLIVPVAAAAALAGCAAPYNSGYDQGYNTGYNAPPPGYQNPHTSQAPAGAVYYGRVESIEPVTTTQGSSGLLGTVIGGAAGGLLGHQIGGGRGQTAATIGGAVVGAVAGNQIEKRAGSNTQTVYRVNVRLDDGRLATVTQSNLGSLQVGMRARVANDTATPY; encoded by the coding sequence ATGCGAATCCCAAGCAAGACATGGCTGATCGTTCCGGTGGCCGCGGCGGCTGCGCTGGCCGGTTGTGCGGCGCCGTACAACAGCGGCTACGACCAGGGCTACAACACCGGCTACAACGCGCCGCCCCCGGGTTACCAGAACCCCCACACCTCGCAGGCACCGGCCGGCGCGGTCTACTACGGCCGCGTGGAATCGATCGAGCCGGTCACCACCACGCAGGGCAGCTCGGGCCTGCTGGGCACCGTGATCGGCGGCGCGGCAGGCGGCCTGCTGGGCCACCAGATCGGTGGCGGGCGCGGCCAGACCGCGGCGACCATCGGCGGTGCCGTGGTCGGCGCCGTGGCCGGCAATCAGATCGAGAAGCGCGCGGGCAGCAATACGCAAACGGTCTATCGCGTCAACGTGCGGCTCGATGACGGCCGCCTCGCCACGGTGACGCAGTCCAACCTGGGCAGCCTGCAAGTGGGCATGCGCGCGCGCGTGGCCAACGACACGGCCACGCCGTACTGA
- a CDS encoding glycine betaine ABC transporter substrate-binding protein, protein MQYLRRRARRAVLLVAAVTAFAAGLALATAPEARAAGAAIRVGGKNFTEQLLLSSMTTRYLRAKGFDAELTAGLGSTLMRQAIENDQLDVVWDYTGTALIVFNKVEEKLDARESYARVKQMDGARGLVWLDASGINNTYALAMPKERAAASGATTLSAFAEQMRKAGADASHPFAVDMEFAARPDGLEPLKALYQLPFSRRDVIQLDPGLVYTALKNNQVELGLVYATDGRVKGFDLVLLEDDQHFFPPYNAVPVVRKPVLDKHPELAGLLNALAAKLDNQSMTEMNYKVDIGQQPVDKVAEDFLRGHGLI, encoded by the coding sequence ATGCAATACCTCCGCCGCCGCGCCCGCCGGGCGGTGCTGCTGGTGGCGGCGGTCACCGCCTTCGCCGCCGGCCTGGCGCTGGCCACCGCGCCCGAGGCCCGGGCCGCGGGCGCCGCCATCCGCGTGGGCGGCAAGAACTTCACCGAACAGCTGCTGCTGTCGTCGATGACCACCAGGTACCTGCGCGCCAAGGGCTTCGACGCCGAGTTGACCGCCGGCCTGGGCAGCACGCTGATGCGCCAGGCCATCGAGAACGACCAGCTCGACGTGGTGTGGGACTACACCGGCACCGCGCTGATCGTGTTCAACAAGGTCGAAGAAAAGCTCGATGCCCGCGAAAGCTATGCGCGCGTCAAGCAGATGGACGGCGCGCGCGGCCTGGTGTGGCTCGATGCCTCGGGCATCAACAATACCTACGCGCTGGCCATGCCGAAGGAGCGCGCGGCCGCCAGCGGCGCGACTACGCTGTCGGCCTTTGCCGAGCAGATGCGCAAGGCCGGCGCCGACGCCAGCCACCCGTTCGCGGTCGACATGGAATTCGCCGCGCGACCGGACGGGCTGGAGCCGCTCAAGGCGCTGTACCAGCTGCCGTTCTCGCGCCGCGACGTAATCCAGCTCGATCCGGGCCTGGTCTACACCGCGCTGAAGAACAACCAGGTGGAACTGGGGCTGGTGTACGCCACCGACGGCCGCGTCAAGGGCTTCGACCTGGTGCTGCTCGAGGATGACCAGCACTTCTTCCCGCCGTACAACGCGGTGCCGGTGGTGCGCAAGCCCGTGCTGGACAAGCATCCGGAACTGGCGGGCCTGCTCAATGCCCTCGCGGCGAAGCTCGACAACCAGAGCATGACCGAGATGAACTACAAGGTGGACATCGGCCAGCAGCCGGTGGACAAGGTGGCGGAGGACTTCCTGCGCGGCCACGGACTGATCTGA
- a CDS encoding ABC transporter permease, which translates to MSKQSARALAWAGLTLAALAALVAWIGVDVIRQYQERLLYDVADHLRLVVLSMALALATGIPAGIALSRPCMRRWADRLMQVFNVGNTVPSLAVLALALAVLGIGERPAVLALWLASLLPIVRNTYEGLRNVSPTLLEAARGIGMTPAQRLVRVELPNALPVMLAGIRIALVINVGTVPLSFLIGANSLGELIFPGIYLNNQPLLLLGAAATALLALALDALFAAAGQLYLRRRGLAR; encoded by the coding sequence ATGTCAAAGCAATCGGCACGGGCGCTGGCCTGGGCGGGACTGACGCTTGCCGCGCTGGCCGCCCTGGTGGCGTGGATCGGCGTCGACGTGATCCGCCAGTACCAGGAGCGCCTGCTCTACGACGTTGCCGACCACCTGCGCCTGGTGGTGCTGTCGATGGCGCTGGCGCTGGCCACCGGCATCCCGGCCGGCATCGCGCTGAGCCGGCCGTGCATGCGCCGCTGGGCCGACCGGCTGATGCAGGTCTTCAACGTCGGCAATACGGTGCCGTCGCTGGCGGTGCTGGCGCTGGCACTGGCCGTGCTCGGCATCGGCGAGCGGCCTGCCGTGCTGGCGCTGTGGCTGGCCTCGCTGCTGCCGATCGTGCGCAACACCTACGAGGGCCTGCGCAATGTCTCGCCCACGCTGCTGGAGGCGGCGCGCGGCATCGGCATGACCCCGGCCCAGCGCCTGGTGCGCGTGGAACTGCCCAACGCGCTGCCGGTGATGCTGGCCGGCATCCGCATCGCGCTGGTGATCAACGTCGGCACCGTGCCGCTGTCGTTTCTGATCGGCGCCAACAGCCTGGGCGAGCTGATCTTCCCGGGCATCTACCTGAACAACCAGCCGCTGCTGCTGCTGGGCGCCGCCGCCACGGCGCTGCTGGCGCTGGCGCTCGATGCGCTGTTCGCCGCCGCCGGCCAGCTGTACCTGCGCCGCCGCGGCCTGGCGCGCTGA
- a CDS encoding osmoprotectant ABC transporter ATP-binding protein OsmV encodes MIELDQLTKSFPQKDGTEMRAVDAVSLTVPRGEICVFLGPSGCGKTTTLKMINRLIEPTSGTVRIEGEDTRGLDGVTLRRKIGYVIQQIGLFPNMTIEENIMVVPRLLGWDKKQCRERARELMAMVQLDPNRLLSRYPRELSGGQQQRIGVIRALAADAPLLLMDEPFGAVDPINRESIQNEFLQMQRQLGKTVIMVSHDIDEAIKLADKVAVFRRGKLVQFDHPDALLAHPADEFVQAFVGHDNTLKRLLLVRAGDAATMPPSCRPDMPLAEALGVMDDADVRHLPVVDDAQRALGYVTRRDARAGKGLCSEVMRPFAVTAAFDEHLRIVLSRMYQHNTSWLPVMGADGAYLGEVTQESIAGYLSSGRSRGQAGAPATPAAPLRAAA; translated from the coding sequence ATGATCGAACTCGACCAACTCACCAAGTCCTTCCCGCAGAAAGACGGCACCGAGATGCGCGCCGTCGACGCCGTGTCGCTGACGGTGCCGCGCGGCGAGATCTGCGTCTTCCTGGGCCCGTCGGGCTGCGGCAAGACCACCACGCTGAAGATGATCAACCGGCTGATCGAGCCGACCTCGGGCACGGTGCGCATCGAAGGCGAGGATACGCGCGGCCTCGACGGCGTGACGCTGCGCCGCAAGATCGGCTACGTGATCCAGCAGATCGGCCTGTTTCCCAACATGACCATCGAAGAGAACATCATGGTGGTGCCGCGCCTGCTGGGCTGGGACAAGAAGCAGTGCCGCGAACGCGCGCGCGAGCTGATGGCGATGGTGCAGCTCGATCCGAACCGGTTGCTGTCGCGCTATCCGCGCGAGCTGTCCGGCGGCCAGCAGCAGCGCATCGGCGTGATCCGCGCGCTGGCGGCCGACGCGCCGCTGCTGCTGATGGACGAGCCCTTCGGCGCGGTCGACCCGATCAACCGCGAGAGCATCCAGAACGAATTCCTGCAGATGCAGCGCCAGCTCGGCAAGACCGTGATCATGGTCTCGCACGATATCGACGAGGCGATCAAGCTGGCCGACAAGGTCGCGGTGTTCCGCCGTGGCAAGCTGGTGCAGTTCGACCACCCCGACGCGCTGCTGGCGCACCCGGCCGACGAGTTCGTGCAGGCCTTCGTCGGCCACGACAACACGCTCAAGCGCCTGCTGCTGGTGCGCGCCGGCGACGCCGCCACCATGCCGCCGAGCTGCCGCCCGGACATGCCGCTGGCCGAGGCACTGGGCGTGATGGACGATGCCGACGTGCGCCACCTGCCGGTGGTGGACGACGCGCAGCGCGCGCTGGGCTATGTCACGCGCCGCGACGCGCGCGCGGGCAAGGGCCTGTGCAGCGAGGTGATGCGCCCGTTCGCGGTGACCGCGGCGTTCGACGAGCACCTGCGCATCGTGCTGTCGCGCATGTACCAGCACAACACCAGCTGGCTGCCGGTGATGGGCGCGGACGGCGCCTACCTGGGCGAGGTCACGCAGGAATCGATCGCAGGCTACCTGAGTTCCGGCCGTTCGCGCGGCCAGGCCGGCGCGCCGGCGACCCCGGCCGCGCCGCTGCGCGCAGCCGCCTGA